In Kutzneria kofuensis, the DNA window GGCACCGGCCTCTACAGCATCCTGGTGTTCGCCGTCATCGCCGTGTTCCTCGCCGGCCTGATGGTCGGCCGCACGCCCGAGTACCTGGGCAAGAAGCTGGGGCGCAAGGAGGTCACCATGGCCTCCATCGCGATGCTGGCCATGCCCACCCTGGTCCTGGTGCTCGCCGGCATTGCCGTCGTGCTGCCCGGCACCGCGTCGGCCCTGACCAACAGCGGCGCCCACGGCCTGTCCGAGGTCCTCTACGCGTACGCGTCGGCGTCCAACAACAACGGCAGCGCCTTCGGCGGTCTGACTGTCACCAGCGACTGGTTCCAGTCCACCCTGGGCGTCGCCATGGCGTTCGGCCGGTTCATCCCCATCCTCGCGGTGCTCTGCCTCGCCGGCGGCCTCGCCGCCCAGAAGAAGGTGCCGCCCTCGGCCGGCACGCTGCCCACCAGCGGACCGCTGTTCGCGTCCATGGTGGCCGGCACCGTACTCCTCGTCGCCGCGCTGACCTTCGTGCCCGCGCTCGCACTCGGACCCATCGCGGAGGCGATGTCATGACCACGACCACCGACAACTCGCAGCGGACGGTGGAGGAGGTGGACCGCCGCCACGCGGAGAACACCGGCCGCCGGCTTTCCGCCGGCGCCTTCAACCCGCGGCAGTTGGTGAGCTCGTTGCCGGAGGCGCTGCGGAAGCTCAACCCGCGGCACCAGATGAAGAACCCGGTCATGTTCGTGGTGTGGATCGGGTCGGCACTGTCCACGGTGTTCGCCATCACCCAGCCGTCGGTGTTCTCGATCGTGGCCACGATCTGGCTGTGGTTCACGGTGTTGTTCGCGAACCTGGCCGAGGCCGTCGCCGAGGGCAGGGGCAAGGCGCAGGCGGAGTCGTTGCGGCGTACCAAGAAGGAGTCGGTCGCGCGGCGATTGCGTGAGGACGGCTCTGAGGAGCGGGTGCCGGGCACCGAACTGACCATCGGCGACCTTGTCGTCGTCGAGGCCGGCGAGGTGATTCCCGGTGACGGAGATGTGGTCGAGGGCATCGCGACCGTCGACGAGTCGGCGATCACCGGCGAGTCGGCCCCGGTCATCCGGGAATCCGGCGGTGACCGCAGCGCGGTCACCGGCGGCACCACGGTGCTGTCCGACCGGATCGTCGTGAAGATCACGACCCGGCCGGGCGAGTCCTTCGTGGACCGGATGATCGCGTTGGTGGAAGGCGCTTCCCGGCAGAAGACGCCGAACGAGATCGCGCTGACCATCCTGCTCGCGGTGCTGACGATCATCTTCCTGCTCGCGGTGGTCGCGCTGCAGCCGATGGCGGTCTACTCCGGCAGCGAGCAGTCGGTGATCGTGTTGACCGCGCTGCTGGTGTGCCTGATCCCGACGACCATCGGCGCGCTGCTGTCGGCGATCGGCATCGCCGGCATGGACCGGTTGGTGCAGCGCAACGTGCTGGCCATGTCCGGTCGTGCCGTCGAGGCCGCGGGTGACGTGGACACGCTGCTGCTGGACAAGACCGGCACCATCACCTTCGGCAACCGGCGCGCCACCGAGCTGATCCCGGTCGGATCGTCCACAAAGGACGAATTAGCGGCCACGGCCCGGCTGTCCAGCCTCGCCGACGGCACGCCCGAGGGCCGCAGCATCGTCGAGCTGTGCACGACGGAGTTCGGCCTGGCGGCCGAGCCCAGCAACGCCGAGAAGTCGGCCGAGTTCGTGCCGTTCACCGCGCAGACCCGGATGTCCGGCATCGACATCGACGGCCGCCAGGTGCGCAAGGGCGCGGCCAGCGCGGTCCGGGCCTGGGTGCTGGAGCACAACGGTCAGGTTCCGGACGAGGTGCACGAGGTCGTCGACCGGATCAGCCAGGACGGCGGAACGCCGCTGGTGTGCGCGGAGCTGTC includes these proteins:
- the kdpB gene encoding potassium-transporting ATPase subunit KdpB → MTTTTDNSQRTVEEVDRRHAENTGRRLSAGAFNPRQLVSSLPEALRKLNPRHQMKNPVMFVVWIGSALSTVFAITQPSVFSIVATIWLWFTVLFANLAEAVAEGRGKAQAESLRRTKKESVARRLREDGSEERVPGTELTIGDLVVVEAGEVIPGDGDVVEGIATVDESAITGESAPVIRESGGDRSAVTGGTTVLSDRIVVKITTRPGESFVDRMIALVEGASRQKTPNEIALTILLAVLTIIFLLAVVALQPMAVYSGSEQSVIVLTALLVCLIPTTIGALLSAIGIAGMDRLVQRNVLAMSGRAVEAAGDVDTLLLDKTGTITFGNRRATELIPVGSSTKDELAATARLSSLADGTPEGRSIVELCTTEFGLAAEPSNAEKSAEFVPFTAQTRMSGIDIDGRQVRKGAASAVRAWVLEHNGQVPDEVHEVVDRISQDGGTPLVCAELSGGVAVVRGVIRLSDVVKPGMRERFDELRAMGIKTVMITGDNPLTARAIAAEAGVDDFLAEAKPEDKMALIRQEQEGGKLVAMTGDGTNDAPALAQADVGVAMNTGTSAAKEAGNMVDLDSDPTKLIEIVEIGKQLLITRGALTTFSIANDLAKYFAILPAMFAAIYPGLGRLNIMHLATPTSAILSAVIFNALIIVLLIPLALRGVRYRPSSASKLLRRNLLIYGVGGVITPFAGIWLIDLVIRLIPGIG